The Medicago truncatula cultivar Jemalong A17 chromosome 7, MtrunA17r5.0-ANR, whole genome shotgun sequence genome includes the window ATCCAGTACTCCATTTTCCCTCTATTGATTGTATTTGTTTATGTAGGTTTgatgtgtttatgatgtttttttatattggttATATATACGTCGTGAAtgtctaaattttatttttaaaaccttcATAGAATTAAGTTTTCCTtatgaatataataaaaaaagcaTTGGATGAGCTTTTTGTGTAAGTTATTATTGTCACCTTTTTAGCCTGTTGTCTcaagaataataatattgtaaatTAACTTTGAGTTGTGATCCGAAGACTAGTTGGTCTTATGTTCCATGAAGCACTGACACTTCAGACTGGGTCTCAAGGCTTGTCCGGTACCGacacatgtggttacattcaaCCACTTccatatttcaaattattagcggtgtctATTTAtcagtgttgttgttgtgtcTGATATACGGTTATGTTCAGTCCCTAGATTCTGTTTAAATTCTATGGAATAACCAACcagataattatttttctcatgATTATGATCCAGGACACGTTGTATTTACACTACGGTAAACACTATTTGAAAGATTGCTATGTTGAAGGAAGCGTGGATTTCATCTTTGGCAATAGCACTGCTCTTTTGGAGAACTGTCATATCCACTGCAAGTCTGCAGGGTTCATAACCGCACAGAGTAGAAAATCATCACAGGAAGCAACTGGTTATGTATTCTTGAGGTGTGTAAATTACCACTGTCCATTGTTAACAATATCATCTACTACCGTGTTTTAGTTGTTAGATTTAGAAGTTCTTAAGCTGTCTCTGATACGGAAAGAGTTAGTTCCCATATACCAGATATTTTCAATTCAACACAGTGAATTGAATTATAAATTCTACATATATGATGGAGAACATATAGCAATTGCCACATTGTTATACCAAGGCAACGTTCTTCCCTCAATGTTTGTGGTAGAAGAACGGTTCAGATTTTAGGATTGTGTTGGCGTTAGTAAAACATGatgaaaaagagagaagaaagaagaccTAAACTAGTATTATGATGTTATGGGTGGTAGATGACTCTCTTCCTGTTCCTTTTTTATAAGCTGCTTTTGTCATTTTCACTTATATTATGTAGTGTTTTTAGTTTGTTCATTTTATGTATGAATACCCTTTTGTGTATAGATGAGTCCAACTTTGACTTTTCTTCTGTCAAGACAAATCAGTAATATTAACAAGGGGTATATTTGGAAAAAGTAATAAGTGGATCCAGTACTTTGAAACAAGGCTTATATTTAGGATTAGAGGTAGGAGTAAATTTAGCATTTGATTTGTTCTTTTCTGAGTTACAACAGCACTTGTTCATGGATTCTTTCCTTATGTTATCTACCTTTTGGTTCATTAAAGTATTTTACGACTGAGTGGTTTCCGGTGCCATTGCAGATGTGTTATAACAGGTAATGGAGGACATTCATATGCATATCTTGGACGACCGTGGGGACCTTTTGGAAGGGTTGTCTTTGCATACACTTTCATGGATCCGTGTGTAAGACAAGTTGGCTGGGATAACTGGGGGAAAGTAGAGAATGAGAGGAGTGCTTGTTTTTATGAATACAGGTATTTCATTCATGTCAAATTCCATTTTGTAATGTTTAATGATTCACACCATTATGAATGGAGGTTTTATGATTCACACCATTAAAACATTTATGAATTTATCTCGTGATAAAAATTTATCTCGTGAGTTGAAGAAGTTTGAAGTAATTTTGTTGTAACTACATACAGGTGTTTTGGACCTGGTTGCTGTCCGTCAAATCGAGCAAATTGGTGCAGAGAATTGGTGGATGAAGAAGCAGAACAGTTCATCATGCATCCTTTCATCGATCCAGAACCAGATAGATCTTGGCTTGCTCAAAGAATGGGCTTGAGGATTCCATATTCTGCGTAGAAATGCTCTTACACGAGAATGGATGAATCATGATTCACTGGAGAATAATGTTTAGAGTCATTACAGAGAAGGAAAATAGATGACACGTGAAAGTAATTTGATAATTGTGCAATGTGTATCAATTACATGTAGTAtgactattttgttaaaattaaattgcaTACATGGATAAAAATATATCTGCTTAAAATACCCTGCAATATTGTGTGTAGTGACAGGGTCGTTCCTAGAGTTTTACGGGCTTTAAAGCATAATATGAGAAAAGGGCTCCTTACATAATACATCATAATTTGTTTTAGCTTATTGTTATCTTTTTATTAGCtcttaatttcattattttatttcgttTTTAACTGCCACATAAATGTTTCTTTAGGCAATATCTAACAATAATTCAAATACTCTAtagacaccaaaacaaaataaaataccgtAGAAATAGATAACAATAGCACATGCAAATTAGACTTATATTTTAGCATCCCAAAATATCGAATGTCAAATGCAGCTATTGATAAAAagaacaataaaacaaaaaacctGATGCTATTGGTTTCATAATGATGAATACGTTTCACAAGATCTTGcattatcaaattcaattatGCAATCCTTTCCATCAACTCAAGAAAGTTGACATTACTATATTGATATACTACCTCAATCCCATAATacttgacacagttgaccttaTTACGCATGTCAATGCATATctttgagcttaaatatcttgaataatatattagaaaaaattatgataaattggtaatttgaaaatactcatcgagacgaatctaacgacattttatatgatattatttatttttgtatattagtagaaaaatacaGTCAAAGTCAATTAgatcaaaattacacattttcaaaTGAGTCATCTATTGCAGGACGGAGagagtaatttatttttttggaatctttgaaaaacaagattaatattaatttatctaGTATGCTCATTttccaataataaaataaaatttgttttgttatgaaaaatatctcaatttcctggataataaatatcatcgatatttttaatatcctttttcttttaGATCCTTCTATGAtgatttagataaaaaaaaatgccattggaagattaatattattattacagaTCCAACACCAAAGAAATGATTGGTTATGGATCTTTCCGTTctgaaataaatagaaaaataatgagaaaaGGGAGAATTGTGTTATGATCGTTGTTGATGTAGAACGAGAGAGAAACAACACAGTTTGAAGAAAGGGTGggtggaagagagagaaggtgGATGGAGTGACGAAAAATTGAAGAAAgggtggagagagagagagttggtgATGATGAAGCTAGGAATAAGATTAGGGTAAACTTGAAGAGTCACGTGTTCATTCGttctccattttatttttttaattaaagaaatacacatgtgtttttttatttttattttaattataaaattacaCACGTGACATCCAACTCATTTAAGTGAGGAGGTACGTGGGCGTTGACCCACTAAAAAAAGGAGGGCTTGAATATTCCAAGCTGGGAAAACTTAGGGGCTGGAAAGTGGTTTTTTAATAgggatcaaaatcgcaactaTGACAAAGTTAGGGgatcaaaagtgcatttaagcttAAAATGTATTATCTACAAGTAAATGACTTTTACACACTTTgggaattcaatttttttaaattgcttatTAATTAGGGCCCAAATTTTAGTTTTGTCTTACGACACCAAAATCTCATAAACAGGTTTGAGTACATATGATCAGCAGacatttcaaaataaatcaCTACAAATTCCAAAATCAAACATGTGCTACAATTCCAGTTCAAAACTGGAAATTGgatgataaaatgaaaataaaaaaaaatctcctaGAATAAAACAATATCACAACTTTATGTTGACAATAGATAACTCCAAGTGAAAGATCTCTACCTTCTCAATTTAAAGCCTCGCTATTTCTTAACGTTTGAGCCATTTGATCCACCATCTGGTGGTCTCAGCAAGAAGCCAACTAAATATTAGGAGGCATAATCAAATTGCAAGAGATAGATCATATGATTACACAATGTAAAAGTTAAGCATAATAAAGCAAAATAGTATAAGTAATAAAGCAAAATAGTTTCAACGTGAAGTGTCTGAagagattaattttaaaaattattttgctttattatgcttaaattttaaaaattaagtaataaagCAAAATAGTTTCAACGTGAAGTGTCTGAAGAGATTATATTTTGCTTTAATGGTTTGTGTTTGTcattttgaaattatatttagtTTTAGGGTTAGCATTCTATGAAGAATATTTTAAGATACATCAAATATTCAAGTAAGCCAATGGCAAAATACCCTATGCCTCTTTGTTTTTAGTacttattttattcttaattgagtttttatttgaagattcgtaattaatttattttataatattttttagacaTGTTGCAGGAACAATTTATTATGATCGAATAATTTGAGGTTGATTGACCGAGCTTCGTCGAAGAGCACAATTCAggagttattattttatttgtttagttttattatattgttgtataattttatcttaaatATATGCCAATGATCCATGCATTTTGACCATATtttgacattatttttattttcgcATTTAGTTTTAATGTATCACATCTTTCTCTAACATTCAACAATATGGATTCTTCAATAACGGTGAATCACCATTAAAGTATAAATCACAATTATTTGCGCAATATGATAGTGGTCAGTCATATGACAAGTAGACATACACAACAGTATGAAAagggaaacaaaaataaaaaaatatgtcgtGAGAGTGGTTAGCCGTTAAACATAAATTTAGAATGATAGTCTTGTTGTAATTTTGAGTTATTATCAAATATTCAATAGTCCCCTGAACATAGCTCAGTGAATAGGGTCATCGCAGttagagaaagaagatgatgcAATACAATTAAAACTTAATCCTTctttaaaaaagattttttattttatttttttagaattattctagataaaaataatgaacataatataaaacataattatattattggaagatttaaaaaataataagaagaaaagGTTCAGGGACAAATGCCAAAGTGCAGGACCAATAACATAAAGTGTTGAAAGTGGTGGGACTAATAATGAATATAATACTTGGAATACTTTAATTCTCGAAATTTTGTCTTTTAGTCTGCCACGTGGCATCTAATAATTGGTCCACGTGGTGCACTGTTAGTTTTGCcttttttttcaacataaacttGACTGTTAGTACAACGAccaatgcaaaaaaaatataaaaaatgcatAGACTAATGTCAAAACATGAtcaaagtgcaaggactaatgACATATTTACAAACATGCAATTGGTAgtgaaaaaaagaaggaaaataaataaaacaagtgTCAGAATTAATAGAATCGGGTGcaattgattatttatttttattgtaaagGAGCATAATAGCCTTCAAAGAGTGATGGATATTCCTTAGAAGAAGTTAAtcttaaacaatttaataaaaatttgattgatgacgaTTCGGGAAATGACCATGATAATGTTTTTGATGTTTCAAATATTGATGTAGGCATCGATGACCACTTCATCTCTCCTTTAGATTTATATGATCCTAGAAATTGGGATATTCTTGATGCTAAAAGGAGACACATGTTAATTAAAAAAGGGCCTATTGAGGAATTGAATATCACATTTCCtgcatttttcatattcttatttttctACAGACAATGTTAAACTCTTGAGTTTGTCAAAGTCGcaaattttattcaaatgtTTCAATTGCTTATTGAAATCTCATAACTATATCAGTGACTGCTACATCTGCAAAAAGAATTTATGTcgaagtaaaaaaaattcaaaaactacTTTAGATCGTCAATGTCACAAGAAATGTTAAATGCTCTAGCCATTTTATGTATTGAGAAAGATATGATAGAACATATTGATGTAGAAATAATTTGGGAAACTTTGTATGGGGAGTTGGATATTCTCATAGGTATTGTTTTTTGTATGAGGTCTGATGTTTTTATTAGATTACTTAACGTAGTAAAAAGTATTATCTGCAACTAAATGACTTTAACATTTtgggaattattttttttaaattgcttatTATTTAGGGCCCCAATTTTAGGTTTGTCTTATGGCACCAAAATCTCAAAAACATGTTTAAGTACATATCATCGtcaaacatttcaaaataaatcGCTATAAGTTCTAGAATCAAACAAGTGCTTCAATTCCATATTGAAACTGAAAATTAgatgataaaatgaaattaaaaaaaaattatcctagAAGAAAACAATATCAGAACTTCATCTTGACAATAGTTAACTCCAAGTGAAAGATCTCCACATCCTCATTTTAAAGCCTCACTCTTGATTAACGTTTGAGCCATTTGATCCATAAATCGGTGGTCTCTGCAAGAAGCCAACTAAATATTATGAGGCTTAATCAAATTGCTAGAGATATGATTACATAATGAAAAAGTTAAGCATAACATATGCAACTACTACTTAAAGTGATTTTAATGGGAGGTATAGAGACGAGACAAGATCAAAACATATATTACTTCAAACCAAataaacttttgaaaagaaaaaaatttagtaCCTTGGATTGAACATTATATACGGCAGATTTCAGTACATTGTTTGCAACAATTAACCTCAACTTCAACACGCAATCACCACGTGAAATCTTATTTGACTGCACAAGCACGACATGATACATTAAtgatattttactatttaagaCATATGCATAAATTAGACAACATTTTCATACCATCAATAACGCATATTGGGCGTCGAGAAGAAACATAATATTGGAAGGAACCATGTTTCTCAAGGAAGATAAAAGCACGGAAAAAGGCACCGATGCGGAACCTGGAGTTCTTCTGATGTTAGCAGGAACACCGGTAGCTTTTACCTGAGTCATCCCACAAATCAAAATTAGAATGGAAGTGGTACACTAAAGAGATCATTGTTAGATTTTATAAACAGCTAAATTTTTTGGTGATAACATTGCCTTTTAAATAGTAAACTAAGAAAACATAAGAGGCAAAACTCATGGAAAAGCTTACAGTGTCCAATATAGAATGCCGATAGCCTTGTTTCTTACTCTcatttgaacaaatattttctgtcaaaaaataaaaaacatcatgtGTCGTGATCAAGAAGACTTTTCCGATGTTGAAAGAAATATCAATCATACAACTTAGCAACATATACAAATGATTGTTTTGCCAAATTATAGCAAAGCACTTAATAAGTTGAAAAGTGTTACATATTAATTGGTTTGTCAATGATTAACTCCTTCACGCATCAGTGATAATTATGTAATAACAAAATGTAAAGAATGTTTTTATACAAAAGTATATATCTAGCACTGACACacgacataattttttttctaaaggaACGTTACCTTCAAAACCTAAAGGGGACTTGAAGCTAACAACGAATTCCGGATAGATGTGTGTGTTCATATTCATATTCCACACCACATAGCACTTTGGGCATTGAATGTCATCCACCCCATTATCATATTCGCAATCACTTGGACGAAGTTGTTTACTGCTAGGACGAAGAAGCTCCATGTTCCCCATTATGACACGACATAGGAACATATGCTTAATTCCATTTCCGTCTTCATCACAAGAAAGTGAACTGTGAACATGGAAAAACAAAATCCTCAGAGAAATCGAACAAAATTAtctatgataaataataataataataataataataataataataataataataatagtaatgatAATGTATGAAGTTCAACGTAGATCATATGATAACTAACCAGACGAAAGGGTGGGTAATAGCTGCAAGATGAACACCAGGGCCATATATGCATTTGGATGGAGATAATTCATAGTGACTAAGTTCATATTCCATCATTGTTGATATTTCCTCTTTGGAACAAGCAAGCCATGCATAACGAATATTAGCAACCCCTCGAATTCCTTTTATGATATCAGCTTGCTTCTCGAACAACTGCAGTCGCATTTGCATTGACCTTCCTGAGCTGCGATAAATCCCAACTATATCAGACTCGCTAATTCCCAAAGAACTCATTCCTTTAAGAAACATCTTTTGTGTAGAATTCACATCCAATTTTCCGTATAAAGATTCAgaataatcatttaaatctaTGTCTGGCTCTTGGTTAATATCTATAGCAACATTTTGAATCCCTATTTTAGTAGTCATAGCATGGCCTTCGGCTTTTACATTCTTAGTTGCATTATCAGACTCTCGACTATACTTTCTCAACTTGGATTCATCTGCCCCATTTATTTCATTGGATATATGTAGTTTTATCTCA containing:
- the LOC11416324 gene encoding inactive poly [ADP-ribose] polymerase RCD1, whose protein sequence is MEENPSKALDGVSLNKKRKRDSQGVSRRTGVLAPTSVVVKQMTLARDICKPDDSCPDISKSLVSYYLNYKKSGIPKRLMFYKNGKWVDYPEDVVDLVKKDFKIKKAIVEVELNGQEVVLDFLHMNHVDMKTCLQQPIGWIDEEGNYFFPKVFVGSTEEPNNIREREGEERLNKKEPHEIKLHISNEINGADESKLRKYSRESDNATKNVKAEGHAMTTKIGIQNVAIDINQEPDIDLNDYSESLYGKLDVNSTQKMFLKGMSSLGISESDIVGIYRSSGRSMQMRLQLFEKQADIIKGIRGVANIRYAWLACSKEEISTMMEYELSHYELSPSKCIYGPGVHLAAITHPFVCSLSCDEDGNGIKHMFLCRVIMGNMELLRPSSKQLRPSDCEYDNGVDDIQCPKCYVVWNMNMNTHIYPEFVVSFKSPLGFEENICSNESKKQGYRHSILDTVKATGVPANIRRTPGSASVPFSVLLSSLRNMVPSNIMFLLDAQYALLMSNKISRGDCVLKLRLIVANNVLKSAVYNVQSKRPPIYGSNGSNVNQE
- the LOC11421011 gene encoding pectinesterase 31: MAACVYTVSQNGTGDFQTVQEAIDAVPLGNSRRTVIRVSPGIYKQPVYVPKTKNFITLAGLCREETVLTWNNTSAKIDHHQPARVIGTGTFGCGSTIVEGEDFIAENITFENSAPEGSGQAVAIRVTADRCAFYNCRFLGWQDTLYLHYGKHYLKDCYVEGSVDFIFGNSTALLENCHIHCKSAGFITAQSRKSSQEATGYVFLRCVITGNGGHSYAYLGRPWGPFGRVVFAYTFMDPCVRQVGWDNWGKVENERSACFYEYRCFGPGCCPSNRANWCRELVDEEAEQFIMHPFIDPEPDRSWLAQRMGLRIPYSA